TTATGAAACAGCTGCGTTCGGAAAACGGTTGCCCGTGGGATCGCAAACAGACGACGCAAACTCTTTTGCCGTATTTGGTCGAAGAAAGTTCGGAATTTATCGATGCGGCGCAAGATCACGATACGGCGCACATGTGCGAAGAATTGGGCGATGTCCTTTTTCAAGTGGTGTTTCATTCGCAGGTAACCGCAGAAAATGGCGACTTTACAATCGACGATGTGACCGATGGAATTTGCCGCAAAATGATTCGAAGACATCCGCATGTATTCGGCGATGCGCATGTGAAAAATGCGGGCGAAGTTTCGAAGCGTTGGGAAGAAATTAAAGCGAAAGAAGCGAATAATTTGAAGCTTCAAGGAATGTCGGCGATGGATAAAGTTGCGCACAGCATGCCGACTCTTTCGCGGGCGCAAGATATGGGACGCCGTGCCGCAAAATGCGGATTTGATTGGAAGGATAATGAATCGGTTCTGCAAAAAGTCCGCGAAGAATGGAATGAATTTTTGGCGGAATACGAAAAGCATTCGGAGAAGTCGCCGAATTTGGACCGCATGGAAGATGAATTGGGCGACGTGCTTTTTACCCTTTGCCATTTGGCGCGTCATCTCGGATTGAATGCCGAAACCGCATTGATCCGTGCGAACAATAAATTTGATAAACGATTCCGTTCTTTGGAAAAATTGGCGAAAGAAAAACAGCCCGAAAAATCCCTCGGAGAAAATTCCCCCGAAGAACTTCTCGCTCTTTGGCAGAAAGCCAAAAACGAGACTAGTC
The nucleotide sequence above comes from Hallerella porci. Encoded proteins:
- the mazG gene encoding nucleoside triphosphate pyrophosphohydrolase, which encodes MKYSFEDLIRIMKQLRSENGCPWDRKQTTQTLLPYLVEESSEFIDAAQDHDTAHMCEELGDVLFQVVFHSQVTAENGDFTIDDVTDGICRKMIRRHPHVFGDAHVKNAGEVSKRWEEIKAKEANNLKLQGMSAMDKVAHSMPTLSRAQDMGRRAAKCGFDWKDNESVLQKVREEWNEFLAEYEKHSEKSPNLDRMEDELGDVLFTLCHLARHLGLNAETALIRANNKFDKRFRSLEKLAKEKQPEKSLGENSPEELLALWQKAKNETSQR